In Symphalangus syndactylus isolate Jambi chromosome 15, NHGRI_mSymSyn1-v2.1_pri, whole genome shotgun sequence, the following are encoded in one genomic region:
- the LOC134732585 gene encoding basic proline-rich protein-like, with protein MSRSARPLARSGGQAARGDPAAGARTPAAPTRGPRPPLARKGEKPARGRIQQEHRAARLPPGKQPPAGRGAGGGARRRRRRREGAGGRAAPGPPPAHKVTARRRRRRRRPGRDQSGKFNFQRLRQSPRRGGARRPRGPPHPHRAAGPRPATPAPGHSLQPPMPGGESRLAPRRAALQPCHTHTHTHTQRQWRPLKNGAPQPEKRDIFLPLTELFPTSGLPTRYSSHSGALRDPPPPPPHPIAFSPPSPSAASPAVPPPLRFKMAPSALRRLLQSNRRGQHPGAGRARHGCAAPPADQTAPRAPALRAPPRPVCARARPSSAPPRPRARSHTGTPPRGP; from the coding sequence ATGTCACGCTCAGCCCGTCCCCTGGCCCGAAGCGGAGGCCAAGCGGCGCGCGGGGACCCCGCGGCGGGGGCGAGAACGCCCGCGGCCCCGACCCGCGGTCCCCGCCCGCCCCTCGCCCGGAAGGGGGAGAAGCCCGCCCGCGGGAGGATTCAACAGGAGCACCGCGCCGCCCGCCTGCCGCCCGGGAAACAGCCGCCCGCCGGCCGGGGCGCGGGGGGAggggcgcggcggcggcggcggcggcgggagggCGCGGGCGGCCGGGCGGCCCCGGGACCCCCGCCCGCGCACAAGGTcaccgcccgccgccgccgccgccgccgccgccccggcCGGGATCAGAGCGGCAAGTTTAATTTCCAGAGGCTGCGGCAGAGCCCGCGGCGTGGAGGCGCGCGCCGGCCGCGgggccctccccacccccaccgcgCAGCCGGCCCGCGCCCCGCGACCCCCGCCCCGGGCCACTCGCTGCAGCCCCCGATGCCAGGAGGCGAGTCGCGCCTGGCACCCAGGCGGGCGGCGCTTCagccctgccacacacacacacacacacacacacagcggcAGTGGCGGCCGCTGAAAAATGGAGCGCCGCAGCCAGAGAAGAGAGACATTTTCCTTCCGTTAACTGAATTGTTTCCTACCTCCGGGTTGCCGACTCGCTACTCCTCTCACTCCGGGGCTCTCCGGgatccgccgccgccgccgccgcatcCAATCGCCTTCTCCCCCCCCTCCCCTTCCGCAGCCAGCCCGGCCGTTCCTCCTCCTCTCCGCTTCAAAATGGCGCCAAGCGCTCTTCGGCGGCTGCTCCAATCGAACCGCCGCGGACAGCACCCGGGGGCAGGCAGAGCGCGGCATGGGTGCGCAGCGCCCCCTGCCGACCAGACGGCCCCGCGCGCGCCCGCCCTCCGAGCTCCGCCCCGCCCCGTCTGCGCGCGCGCACGTCCCTCCTCAGCCCCGCCCCGTCCGCGCGCACGCAGCCACACGGGCACGCCGCCGCGGGGGCCGTGA